The DNA window TCTTTGGACAGATTGGCCAACTGTGATTATGGCCCCACCAACTCACATGCCCATCATAAACATTTCAACTCTCCCATGCTTACccctttttaatttaatttcccaCCCTATATAAAACCCTTCATATCTCGTGAGTTGTGGGACAACAACAAAGTTGGAACCAGATACAAACTCTTCCCAACACAGGTTCCATATACCAAACTATTACTAACTCAGAGATTTATATCACACACAAGATACATGGAGGTTGCTGTTGAACTGGATGATGATCTGTTCTTTGCAGACTTGAACAGGCAAATCTCTCTCTTAATCATGGATGAAGATGAAGACCCTCTTGTTTCTTGTCCTGCAGACTCTCTTCAGGTTTACTTTCAATTCAAAGCCTTTTTAATTACCACGAAATATGTCATATTGAAAAGAGGTTATAcaattattatttgtttctaACATGTTAGCTTGTAACTACTTCTTTTTCAGTCTTTCTCTGGAGCAATTCATGCTCCTCCACATCCTGCTCTGTTCTATGAACAAGCTATGAGAATACAAAGCAAAGGGACAGGCGTGTTTATTCCACAGTCCACACAGCCAAGAAGGAAGTATAGGAAAGGAAGATCTGGTTCCAAAAATCAAAAGCAGTCTCaagataataataacaataataatacaagAGTGGTTTCTCACCAGGTTCCTATGGCCAATTCTTTGAAACCGAGAAATGGCTGAGGCTTGAGGTTGATGTCACCAATAATCCTTCTGCAAAACTGCATGATTATGGAAAAGGAAGTTCTACTGATTATTATTAGTAACGTTGCCGCCAATTTCAATCATTTAAGGGTCTAATTCTTTAGTCTTTAGcaggtaataataataataataataataattgtatggTCAATTATTGTACATAGGAATGTCATGTATACTTACTATTAGCTATAGTCTATTATAAGAAGGTATACTAAAAAGTATTGTGACCCTTTCACCATGTGGACAAGGACAAGCGGTGGATATTCCTTATGACCTTATCTGGTCTCATAACATTATCCTTGTTTCTAATAATATCTGTCCACTTAATTTTGTACAGTGCATGTGTGTTACTGTTATGTATAAGATGGCAATCAAAAGATATGTATGatatcaaatcacagtatcacACATTATTGATGCaagatattttattagttttccatctttttcttttcccctttTACTTCATACACATGAACAAATCAACTTGCAGATATTGGCAGTTTTGGCTACGTAGCCATTTCTTTGGAACATTTTTTATTGAACACTTTGCTATAAATTCAAGTGTTTTTAGGATTGTTAAGTTGGGAATCTTAATCAATaataaacaacaacaattatTCCTCTAATAGTATGATAAGTTCCTAGTCGGCGTTTGTTATTCAGATGATGATTCTATCAGCATTGTTGGCAAAATAAAGCGGTGAATATGATTGTATCCGTAAGCTTTGGGATTAGGCCATTTGCCTTTAATAATGACATTATCAATCAATTATTATTCTTTGGGCCGCTGTAACCTCGAAAGCAAGATTTGTTGCATAATTGAGGATACCCTGATATTATACATTGGACCACATGATTGGCACGGAATCTCATCATGATACctatcttttctattttattaccTTATAAGAAATTTGTGAAGATTCATAACTATTATTCTTTTCACATAACTCATCCAACcgtctcaattttttttttctaatactgaattattattattcgagcAACGCCAACTGATGAGAAAGTAACATTTGTAATGCCGTTAACAAATAGCGTCGTATTGAATATTCTGGCTTTGTGATTCCCTATctcattaaaaagaaaaacatactAGTAGGGCAGTACCAACCGTTATCCAGTGATGAACCAAGTAGATAAGCCACCCCCACCACTCATTTATTAATATCTTATCaacagaaatatgaattttttttaaaggaaaattcttcaataaatttaactaaatatttatttgattttgtgcattaaTAATGTTGTAGCTAGAGATATTTTCTTTTCCTATGACTAACGGGCATCGTACGTATACTACTTTTTGTCGGTTCGTTCATCCTGAGAGTGGTGCTATAACAAGCTAAGATCAAATGTTTCATGACCTTCATTTTCTGAGAGGGTCCCAATTAGGGGATAAGTCATGAAAAATTGCAAGAGATcaataattttagtataaaaaaataattaaggtgaaaactcaggtaaaATCAATTTCACGCGAAGTTAGTATAgctgttaaataatttgattgatttgactaaattttcatctaacaatttttagatatcaactttacgtaaagtcgacttcacctgagttttcactaataattaatattggtTACTTAATGGTTTTTACGTGATAAATCATAACACCTAACCATAACCGCCAAGTCCTCGTCGTACATGTACATGCATCATGCAATTCTGTTCTTTCACTAGGGCTAATTTGGTAATTTGaattctcataattttttaagCGAGGGTCCTACTCTCTCCAAAGCTTTTTAGTGTTGGACTTCGTCATCAAATCGAATCTTAGTTTCTCTGTATATCCATATTTAGCAAACTAGCATATTATAGGTGAATTCTAGGGTGAGcctgttgttttttattttcccaCCGCATCTTCTTGATGCCTTTGTTCTGCAGGTTTTCCTTTCTTTGTGTTTCTAACCCAAACCTTTTTGCTAATTCAATTTGTTcccatataatattaaaaaattgaataacgTTCAGAACTTGGAGTTAGCGACGTTTTGGCCTTTTGGGGTTTTCTTCTcttgacttttttttctttttttttttttaaaaagtgaaagctaagaaaaaagaaaataaattgccTATAAGCTAATCTAAGCACAACAGTCTtggttaaaatttaatttacaatttcgtacaaaataaattttctcaatcacaattatattttttttctaaacttCATAATATTATATACACTAAACTATTTATATGTAGActcaagaaaatgtaaagacaATTACACTGCTATTATATAAAACAATTAATGGTTGAGTTATAGTTCGATAATTCGAGTATTGATTTATTCGATCATgttaaatacacattaaaattaattataaaaattaattatcagtataaaatatatattaaaatataaaatatatatttaaaatgaattaaattataggacaatttacataaataaattgttaCACCTTTAAAATTACACAAATGCATTGTTTCCAAAATGAAGACGCAAATACATTGTTTCATATATTTATAGAAATCGCTACTGGCAGTAGCGGTTTACATAAACACAGAATCTGCTGCTGTCAGTCACGGATTACGTTCAAATGTAGCAGCACAGAAACCGCTAGAGCCTATCGCGATTTCTGTTTGTTTGGGGTTGGTCATAAACCGCTACTGCGCGTCAGTAGCGGTTTATGTGAATTAGAACACGTGTGTAAATCGCTGGAAGCAGTAGCGGTTTACGTTGAAAGAGAAAGAAAcgagtatatattttttacaatcatatgatttatattgataaaaaataagtaatttttaaagaaaaaatgtatgctttagtaaatttttcactaaaaataaattattttatcattcatgaGTTTTAGAAGGAAtgaagattaaaaaaaagaaaattagtcTTAGTTTATATATTCTAGTATTCTGTGAGTACTCactctttgatttgctatttTACTACTTTGTGAGTACTCACTCTTTGagtttttatttgtatttattattagaaGTGAGaccaaattacaaataaaaaaatacagtactcaaagtattaaattatataaactaagactaattttttttattctcatctcttttaaaatttataaataataaaataatttatttttagctAAAAGTTCACTAaagcatattttttttcttaaaaaatcacttcattctcttttatttatatcaacCATTCAAAGGAGATTCGGAGAGTTTGGAACATGGGATTGTGTTCTTTGGTACTGATTTGCATTTGAGATTCTagctaaataatttttttttatttgtgcaacTTTGTTGTCttataccaaaaaataaaactatttgtattttatagtTGATTGATTGGATAAATAATAGTGATAGCATCATaatttgatgaataaaataaaaaatataaatatgcatgtaataattttttatagcaTGCCAGTCTTGTTTGAGTCGCTACTCATGCCCGGTTTACCAGGGTCTTCTATGTAATACCAATTAGTGGAAAAAGAAGGGTTTGATCCTGGCTCGGGTATCATAACAGCGTATTCTATCTAAGAgcatattctttaaaaaaagttCCTGCGCCAGTAATATTCGTGCTCGCATTGCCCGTTGGCATCTTCGGGTGTCTACTTCCAGCGGATCTGTGGGTATTCAAAGTAGAGTTTCGGGGCTTCGTTCTTCCAGTTCTGCAAGCTTTCTTGATATCCCTTCGTTAGCCTTTTTTAATTCAGCTACCAGTGAATCCTGTTGTTTGAGGAACTCTGCATCTTTGGCTTGTAAGTACCGAATTTCAACAGCTAGCtgctctctttcttcttcaatctttgaGAGCTTCCAgggaatttctttttttttttcctgatCTAAGGCACTCTCGCAGTTAGAAGTCTTTTCAGAAGCAGTAGCCCAGCCGATTACTGAGGCTTTGGGAGATTTTATCGAACTTCTTGCTCCCTTCTCTGGATAGGGGTGCTTCCCTTTTTCTAAATCATCCGGGATGCTAGTTTTCTGAGGATGATTCTTTCGCGTAAGTCAGGGGAGTGTTGAACCAGAGTAGAAATGACCTTTTTCAGCATCGCTGTGAGAGCATCCGGGCGATGAATCGAGGTAGCACAGTGTTAAAAACGACCCACCCTAACCGTATCGGATCGGAAGNNNNNNNNNNNNNNNNNNNNNNNNNNNNNNNNNNNNNNNNNNNNNNNNNNNNNNNNNNNNNNNNNNNNNNNNNNNNNNNNNNNNNNNNNNNNNNNNNNNNNNNNNNNNNNNNNNNNNNNNNNNNNNNNNNNNNNNNNNNNNNNNNNNNNNNNNNNNNNNNNNNNNNNNNNNNNNNNNNNNNNNNNNNNNNNNNNNNNNNNNNNNNNNNNNNNNNNNNNNNNNNNNNNNNNNNNNNNNNNNNNNNNNNNNNNNNNNNNNNNNNNNNNNNNNNNNNNNNNNNNNNNNNNNNNNNNNNNNNNNNNNNNNNNNNNNNNNNNNNNNNNNNNNNNNNNNNNNNNNNNNNNNNNNNNNNNNNNNNNNNNNNNNNNNNNNNNNNNNNNNNNNNNNNNNNNNNNNNNNNNNNNNNNNNNNNNNNNNNNNNNNNNNNNNNNNNNNNNNNNNNNNNNNNNNNNNNNNNNNNNNNNNNNNNNNNNNNNNNNNNNNNNNNNNNNNNNNNNNNNNNNNNNNNNNNNNNNNNNNNNNNNNNNNNNNNNNNNNNNNNNNNNNNNNNNNNNNNNNNNNNNNNNNNNNNNNNNNNNNNNNNNNNNNNNNNNNNNNNNNNNNNNNNNNNNNNNNNNNNNNNNNNNNNNNNNNNNNNNNNNNNNNNNNNNNNNNNNNNNNNNNNNNNNNNNNNNNNNNNNNNNNNNNNNNNNNNNNNNNNNNNNNNNNNNNNNNNNNNNNNNNNNNNNNNNNNNNNNNNNNNNNNNNNNNNNNNNNNNNNNNNNNNNNNNNNNNNNNNNNNNNNNNNNNNNNNNNNNNNNNNNNNNNNNNNNNNNNNNNNNNNNNNNNNNNNNNNNNNNNNNNNNNNNNNNNNNNNNNNNNNNNNNNNNNNNNNNNNNNNNNNNNNNNNNNNNNNNNNNNNNNNNNNNNNNNNNNNNNNNNNNNNNNNNNNNNNNNNNNNNNNNNNNNNNNNNNNNNNNNNNNNNNNNNNNNNNNNNNNNNNNNNNNNNNNNNNNNNNNNNNNNNNNNNNNNNNNNNNNNNNNNNNNNNNNNNNNNNNNNNNNNNNNNNNNNNNNNNNNNNNNNNNNNNNNNNNNNNNNNNNNNNNNNNNNNNNNNNNNNNNNNNNNNNNNNNNNNNNNNNNNNNNNNNNNNNNNNNNNNNNNNNNNNNNNNNNNNNNNNNNNNNNNNNNNNNNNNNNNNNNNNNNNNNNNNNNNNNNNNNNNNNNNNNNNNNNNNNNNNNNNNNNNNNNNNNNNNNNNNNNNNNNNNNNNNNNNNNNNNNNNNNNNNNNNNNNNNNNNNNNNNNNNNNNNNNNNNNNNNNNNNNNNNNNNNNNNNNNNNNNNNNNNNNNNNNNNNNNNNNNNNNNNNNNNNNNNNNNNNNNNNNNNNNNNNNNNNNNNNNNNNNNNNNNNNNNNNNNNNNNNNNNNNNNNNNNNNNNNNNNNNNNNNNNNNNNNNNNNNNNNNNNNNNNNNNNNNNNNNNNNNNNNNNNNNNNNNNNNNNNNNNNNNNNNNNNNNNNNNNNNNNNNNNNNNNNNNNNNNNNNNNNNNNNNNNNNNNNNNNNNNNNNNNNNNNNNNNNNNNNNNNNNNNNNNNNNNNNNNNNNNNNNNNNNNNNNNNNNNNNNNNNNNNNNNNNNNNNNNNNNNNNNNNNNNNNNNNNNNNNNNNNNNNNNNNNNNNNNNNNNNNNNNNNNNNNNNNNNNNNNNNNNNNNNNNNNNNNNNNNNNNNNNNNNNNNNNNNNNNNNNNNNNNNNNNNNNNNNNNNNNNNNNNNNNNNNNNNNNNNNNNNNNNNNNNNNNNNNNNNNNNNNNNNNNNNNNNNNNNNNNNNNNNNNNNNNNNNNNNNNNNNNNNNNNNNNNNNNNNNNNNNNNNNNNNNNNNNNNNNNNNNNNNNNNNNNNNNNNNNNNNNNNNNNNNNNNNNNNNNNNNNNNNNNNNNNNNNNNNNNNNNNNNNNNNNNNNNNNNNNNNNNNNNNNNNNNNNNNNNNNNNNNNNNNNNNNNNNNNNNNNNNNNNNNNNNNNNNNNNNNNNNNNNNNNNNNNNNNNNNNNNNNNNNNNNNNNNNNNNNNNNNNNNNNNNNNNNNNNNNNNNNNNNNNNNNNNNNNNNNNNNNNNNNNNNNNNNNNNNNNNNNNNNNNNNNNNNNNNNNNNNNNNNNNNNNNNNNNNNNNNNNNNNNNNNNNNNNNNNNNNNNNNNNNNNNNNNNNNNNNNNNNNNNNNNNNNNNNNNNNNNNNNNNNNNNNNNNNNNNNNNNNNNNNNNNNNNNNNNNNNNNNNNNNNNNNNNNNNNNNNNNNNNNNNNNNNNNNNNNNNNNNNNNNNNNNNNNNNNNNNNNNNNNNNNNNNNNNNNNNNNNNNNNNNNNNNNNNNNNNNNNNNNNNNNNNNNNNNNNNNNNNNNNNNNNNNNNNNNNNNNNNNNNNNNNNNNNNNNNNNNNNNNNNNNNNNNNNNNNNNNNNNNNNNNNNNNNNNNNNNNNNNNNNNNNNNNNNNNNNNNNNNNNNNNNNNNNNNNNNNNNNNNNNNNNNNNNNNNNNNNNNNNNNNNNNNNNNNNNNNNNNNNNNNNNNNNNNNNNNNNNNNNNNNNNNNNNNNNNNNNNNNNNNNNNNNNNNNNNNNNNNNNNNNNNNNNNNNNNNNNNNNNNNNNNNNNNNNNNNNNNNNNNNNNNNNNNNNNNNNNNNNNNNNNNNNNNNNNNNNNNNNNNNNNNNNNNNNNNNNNNNNNNNNNNNNNNNNNNNNNNNNNNNNNNNNNNNNNNNNNNNNNNNNNNNNNNNNNNNNNNNNNNNNNNNNNNNNNNNNNNNNNNNNNNNNNNNNNNNNNNNNNNNNNNNNNNNNNNNNNNNNNNNNNNNNNNNNNNNNNNNNNNNNNNNNNNNNNNNNNNNNNNNNNNNNNNNNNNNNNNNNNNNNNNNNNNNNNNNNNNNNNNNNNNNNNNNNNNNNNNNNNNNNNNNNNNNNNNNNNNNNNNNNNNNNNNNNNNNNNNNNNNNNNNNNNNNNNNNNNNNNNNNNNNNNNNNNNNNNNNNNNNNNNNNNNNNNNNNNNNNNNNNNNNNNNNNNNNNNNNNNNNNNNNNNNNNNNNNNNNNNNNNNNNNNNNNNNNNNNNNNNNNNNNNNNNNNNNNNNNNNNNNNNNNNNNNNNNNNNNNNNNNNNNNNNNNNNNNNNNNNNNNNNNNNNNNNNNNNNNNNNNNNNNNNNNNNNNNNNNNNNNNNNNNNNNNNNNNNNNNNNNNNNNNNNNNNNNNNNNNNNNNNNNNNNNNNNNNNNNNNNNNNNNNNNNNNNNNNNNNNNNNNNNNNNNNNNNNNNNNNNNNNNNNNNNNNNNNNNNNNNNNNNNNNNNNNNNNNNNNNNNNNNNNNNNNNNNNNNNNNNNNNNNNNNNNNNNNNNNNNNNNNNNNNNNNNNNNNNNNNNNNNNNNNNNNNNNNNNNNNNNNNNNNNNNNNNNNNNNNNNNNNNNNNNNNNNNNNNNNNNNNNNNNNNNNNNNNNNNNNNNNNNNNNNNNNNNNNNNNNNNNNNNNNNNNNNNNNNNNNNNNNNNNNNNNNNNNNNNNNNNNNNNNNNNNNNNNNNNNNNNNNNNNNNNNNNNNNNNNNNNNNNNNNNNNNNNNNNNNNNNNNNNNNNNNNNNNNNNNNNNNNNNNNNNNNNNNNNNNNNNNNNNNNNNNNNNNNNNNNNNNNNNNNNNNNNNNNNNNNNNNNNNNNNNNNNNNNNNNNNNNNNNNNNNNNNNNNNNNNNNNNNNNNNNNNNNNNNNNNNNNNNNNNNNNNNNNNNNNNNNNNNNNNNNNNNNNNNNNNNNNNNNNNNNNNNNNNNNNNNNNNNNNNNNNNNNNNNNNNNNNNNNNNNNNNNNNNNNNNNNNNNNNNNNNNNNNNNNNNNNNNNNNNNNNNNNNNNNNNNNNNNNNNNNNNNNNNNNNNNNNNNNNNNNNNNNNNNNNNNNNNNNNNNNNNNNNNNNNNNNNNNNNNNNNNNNNNNNNNNNNNNNNNNNNNNNNNNNNNNNNNNNNNNNNNNNNNNNNNNNNNNNNNNNNNNNNNNNNNNNNNNNNNNNNNNNNNNNNNNNNNNNNNNNNNNNNNNNNNNNNNNNNNNNNNNNNNNNNNNNNNNNNNNNNNNNNNNNNNNNNNNNNNNNNNNNNNNNNNNNNNNNNNNNNNNNNNNNNNNNNNNNNNNNNNNNNNNNNNNNNNNNNNNNNNNNNNNNNNNNNNNNNNNNNNNNNNNNNNNNNNNNNNNNNNNNNNNNNNNNNNNNNNNNNNNNNNNNNNNNNNNNNNNNNNNNNNNNNNNNNNNNNNNNNNNNNNNNNNNNNNNNNNNNNNNNNNNNNNNNNNNNNNNNNNNNNNNNNNNNNNNNNNNNNNNNNNNNNNNNNNNNNNNNNNNNNNNNNNNNNNNNNNNNNNNNNNNNNNNNNNNNNNNNNNNNNNNNNNNNNNNNNNNNNNNNNNNNNNNNNNNNNNNNNNNNNNNNNNNNNNNNNNNNNNNNNNNNNNNNNNNNNNNNNNNNNNNNNNNNNNNNNNNNNNNNNNNNNNNNNNNNNNNNNNNNNNNNNNNNNNNNNNNNNNNNNNNNNNNNNNNNNNNNNNNNNNNNNNNNNNNNNNNNNNNNNNNNNNNNNNNNNNNNNNNNNNNNNNNNNNNNNNNNNNNNNNNNNNNNNNNNNNNNNNNNNNNNNNNNNNNNN is part of the Arachis duranensis cultivar V14167 chromosome 1, aradu.V14167.gnm2.J7QH, whole genome shotgun sequence genome and encodes:
- the LOC107465371 gene encoding uncharacterized protein LOC107465371 yields the protein MEVAVELDDDLFFADLNRQISLLIMDEDEDPLVSCPADSLQSFSGAIHAPPHPALFYEQAMRIQSKGTGVFIPQSTQPRRKYRKGRSGSKNQKQSQDNNNNNNTRVVSHQVPMANSLKPRNG